The segment AAAGCTACCTCTTAGCACGTCACGCGTCATAGGCAGAAACAGCTTAAGTGCTCGGCCAATGCGTTTCACTGCCCATACACGTGTTTTGAGTCGTCGAAACAACCACCACGTAGACATTCGTGCCATCGTTATTGAATCCTCTAGGTATCGTAATTGTCAGAACATTATTTACACATTTAGTTCATCATCGACCCAGCAATAAAGTCCTAGCAATATAGCGGCTAGACACCATTAGCGAGCAAGAGGGAGCGCCATGCAAGCTTCGCCATTTCGATTAACGTTTCGCAGCCTATGTGCGGCGGTGTTCATCGGTTTACCAACTGCCTCCTGGGCAACATCTGACTCAGCGATGCGTGAGGCACTTGAAGCAGCACGCCAACAGCAATGGCAACAGATCAATGACCGTGCAATAGAAGGACATATTCTCAGCGGCTACGTTGACTACCACCGTCTGCGTAGTCAGTTGCCTAATGCCGCCCCCAGTCAAGTGCTGCAGTTTATCGAGCGCCATGCTGATTCACCGCTATCAGAATGGATACGCGGCCAAGCGATAGCAAAGTATGGTTATGCGGGCCGATTTGGCGACCTGCTTGCCGTTGCTGACGGCGTACCAGCAGGCACTGCTCGTCAGTGTTACTACTACACTGCTCTCTTGGATAGAGCACCTGCTGAAGCTCGCGAAGCGGGGCTTGAACTGTGGCTTGTAGGTAGCTCCCAGCCGGATGCCTGCGACCCGCTGTTCAATCGCCTTCGCGCGGATGGCACCATTGGTGCCACGGCAATTTGGGAGCGTAAAATGCTCGCTTGGCAGGCGGGCGAAGAGCGCTTAATCAGCTATCTAGGCGGGTTACTGAACAGTCAGTGGCAAACAGCACTGAATACAGCCGAAACGGTCAATAACTCACCAAGCGCACTTGCCTCAGCGCCTACCTGTCTTGGCCCTGAATGCGCTGCCACGGCGGCGTTTTATAAAGCTGCCATGCAGCGCTACACGCGAGAAAATACGCCAGCAGCCTTCTCAACGTGGCAAGCCATTGGGCCACGCCTCAACTTAGCCCATACTGACCGCCAAGCGATCGAAGAAGAACTTGCATTTTATGCACTCGTGCGTAGCGTCCCAGGCACCCTTTCCTGGGTCGACAGCGTCTTACCCTCGCTGAACAGCGAACGCGTATTAGAACTGCGTGTTCGCGACGCTCTGGCCAAAAGACAGTGGACCGATGTCGTCCACTGGATCACTGAAATGCCTAGCAGTCAGCAGGAAAGTAGCCGCTGGCAGTACTGGCTAGCAAGGGCCAATGAGCAACTGGGTAATCGTGACGCAGCGTTAGCGCGTTACCAACAAGCAGCAACCGACCGGAGTTTCTATGGCTTTG is part of the Halomonas sp. GT genome and harbors:
- a CDS encoding transglycosylase SLT domain-containing protein, whose protein sequence is MQASPFRLTFRSLCAAVFIGLPTASWATSDSAMREALEAARQQQWQQINDRAIEGHILSGYVDYHRLRSQLPNAAPSQVLQFIERHADSPLSEWIRGQAIAKYGYAGRFGDLLAVADGVPAGTARQCYYYTALLDRAPAEAREAGLELWLVGSSQPDACDPLFNRLRADGTIGATAIWERKMLAWQAGEERLISYLGGLLNSQWQTALNTAETVNNSPSALASAPTCLGPECAATAAFYKAAMQRYTRENTPAAFSTWQAIGPRLNLAHTDRQAIEEELAFYALVRSVPGTLSWVDSVLPSLNSERVLELRVRDALAKRQWTDVVHWITEMPSSQQESSRWQYWLARANEQLGNRDAALARYQQAATDRSFYGFAAAEKLNQPYQLNLERNHFDEATRAQTARLPVVQRTEALLRIGEDGLANSEWLYAVQNGTPYQARALADYAAHQQWHARLVQTTIAAEMWDALDWRFPAAYRDSFLHWGRITGVDPYLLMAITRRESAYNPVALSPAGARGLMQLMPGTASQVSRQLGLNDPGPYGVLEPELNIRLGSTYLRDKLERYQGNRLAATAAYNAGPGRVDQWLGNNSMESFDLFVESIPFRETRDYVQAVLSYRVIFESLANGGNSEGVSLLSESEQAVRYDHALLVSR